The window cgatttgcctgcctacagccaggactctgctttcagcagagcccggctaataAACATGTACCAATAAGGTCTTTGTTGCTGCCATTATTGACCCCGAAAGAATCCAATCATTAAATATAACTCTTTTGTATcattatataacatttaattCAATGCACTGGATGGAAATGTAACGTCTTCATGCCATAAATGTGATTATAAAAATATGGAACTTCTTGAatatattaaaagtttaaaacaataaagcaaaatatttattCAGCAAACATATAGAATACATCATGCACCAATAATAACAATAACCCTCTCGGCCATATCTAACCGATATGTTATAAACATATggaaaaatatgtttaacattttataacggttttttaaattcttaatgtGTCTTATTCTTCGTAATATCATATAGTATCCGTCTCCTAACACAACGTTATCCATTCATATCGGGTAttcacattttatttatcatctTGTATTAGCTTGTTATTTGTATCTGCAGAAGTTATATGAATAGTTAGGCTTATTAAGTGAATTGAATTAATCTATATTATCTAGCGTTCCTGAATGACATTTATCTCTAGAGTTATGCTTCTTCACTGCATGGTTTATATAATTACGTTTCTAACGATTTGATGTGAAGTGTGTATGATCTGAAAATAAATGTGAATGGCAGAGcttttggtacatgtacaaataaagctgttgtttaattaatttttaaatgaatagattttaGTCGTtgtgtaaatttatatatagaacTTGGAGTACagtattcaaaattatttaccTTTGGTTGAATGGTGCGCAGCATTACACAATTCTTGTACACGATATTTTACATTGGACAATAATTGTTATACGTCAAGTAAATTAACTCGCAATAAGTTATATCATTccgaaatattttgttatattaatgtttaatttccaTCAAATATTAGGATTTAAATATAGAATTTGTCTTCAAGTTCTTAAACTAAGATTGTATTAATGAATCTCTTATTTTGGCTTAATATCCTTTCAAAAACTTCAGTGAGAACTAAATCCATCAGAATAGGCCGAACTTGAATCACTAGTGGAATTCATTTGCCCTCCGTTGGGTGGttctaaaacattttcaaagtgcattgGACCCGAAATAATGCTATGGTCCGCCGTCAGGTCAATAGCGGGTCGTTCTAATTTAGTCACGTGAACAAAACAACATGGCGTAGAGATCTCGGTCTTTTTCGGTGCTTTGTATTTGCCTGCTTTCTTTTTCTCAGATTTTTGTCTTTTGTGTTTCGTTTTGCTAAGACTCATGAGTTCGTCGTCAGGGTTGGAGGTCAGTTTTTCAATAGTGGTGTTAAAGTCCGAGGCAGAGGCTGCATGGTCGAAACTCAGACCGGCCAGCCTTGTGTGGTCGGTGGATAAAGACATTGTATGAAAGTTCGGGTGCTCGGCTTTGTACGTGGACAGGTGGTCGATATCATCCTTCCACAAAAGAAAGCCTGTACCCTTTTCTGCTAGGACAATTTGTAACTTCCGTTTCCGATGATGATCCCCGGTATCCAAAACGAGGACGGGTATACCCGTCATTGCGAATTTCCACTGGTCTTGATTTCCTTTAACTTTCCCGAAATAGAGATTGGCAAGGCACTGACACACAAAGATCTCCGTCTTATGACTCCGATAAAACATGTCCACTTGAAGTAAATCCTCCTCTGTCACGCCCTCGGCAAAGTTACACACATTGAGTCCCGGTCTGCCGGGCCCGCTAGGCGTGGGCTCGGATATATCCAGGCGTTCCTTGCTGCCTGACAAATCTTTTCTGCCCTGTGGACCGAATTTATCCACGGCGTCGTATTTCTCCGAGATTCGGTTCATTCCTTGTTTAGCTTTGTTCGCTTTCTGTTGCATGTGGATAATATCCTCGGTGGTACAATAGGTACTTTCCGGACTGTCTTGGATCGTAAGGCCATCAAGAGGCGGGGGTAGAGGAGAATCAGGAGAGCCAGGCCCTTCACTCACGATGGGCGGAGGGGGCGGGGGGAGCTCCATCGACATGTCCATCTTTCCTAAACACTGTGAATATATCCTTAATATTGTGATCACAAAGTCAGCGAATATCCTGGTACACAATTAATGGAAGACGTATTGTTATCAAACTTGCACACGAACACCGGAACTAGTCTACATCAACACATCACTAACGAGTAACTCTGAAGGCGGAAACTGTGACGTTTTGCCGCATCCTTGATTCAAGATGACTGTGTCTGCTTTCTTAAGGCAACCCCATCACACGAGAGCAGTCGCTTATAATCTGTCTTGGACAAAAATATACTGTTGTTGTATTTGCACTTTTTTCTGTCGAAACGAAAATTGATTTTcaagtactacatgtatttacatactTCCCTCTTCCTAATACCGCAATAGATAATATTTTATAACTTTGCTGTCATTGTAGAATATATAATACGTATTGTCAGTGTATCCAATGTATATTTAGATAATATTTACGGAAGCTATGATGTCGTGATTACTGCGGAATTAATCTTCAACGAAACATTTCTCTTCACAGTGGCTGGTATGTACGCTGTAACCAAgtctgaaataaagaaaaaaagaataattttatttcaccCAGAATAACATCCATATTCTCTCATATCCTGAATCAATTAATTGTATACCATGTattcttatttaatattttttgtcaaatgttTGATACTGTGTCATTTTCGCTAAACTTTGCCACAGTGTCTCAAACTTAGAAGTAATTCACCCAGACAAACCAGTGCGGAAGTTGTATCATcgtagagagaaaaaaagacaGGGTTTATACTGATATCATGTAATGTCTCAAATCGAGTTTACTGAAGTCCTATCCGAACACGACGAGAAACGTGAGATTGTATTGGATGATACTGTTAAAGCCAACCAATCGTATCAGTTTAAAAATTTAGTTTAACAAAAAACAGGTAATCAAATTCTTTCTAGAATGTTTGGATAGGTCATGCAATCAGACGGCTTCAGATTGTTATGACATTTACACAGATATGAACATCAACATCTTCTCTTTCCAAAATCAGTGTCATTTCATTTTAATCTGTCAACAATGGCCCACTCCCTTTACATAGTTTAACTGATTGTTACAAAAATTGTACCAAATTCACAATTTCTGTTTGACTCGTTATTTCATATATGAACagcttttaaaaatttcattgggatatgaacttggttgatCACATGATAAAACCAtgtgaaccccccccccccccccccccccaaaaaaaaaaccccaatgtgTCGCATGCACACATACAAATACGGTTTAAGCTTCAATAAATCCATTGCTATGAAATTTTAATGGCGAAATAGTCAGATTATAAGGAAGTGATTTGATTCCACTTATCTTATAATTTCCTTATATGTTGTATGCTATACATAGATGTTAGGGTTTTCCCTTTGTGGAAAAATTATCCTCTTTTTGGCATTTATTCACTCTATACACTCTATATAAAAACAGCTGaaccaatttcattttttttttgcattttcctCTAAACTCTCAAAGAATATGCATGGTACGCACTTTCCACGCTGTATGAAAACTGAATTGAGTGAATCCCCTTTTTAAAGGTCACAATCAACATATCATGGATAACCTAGTAAAATTAGAATACATGATAGAATATTAATGTCAGAGGACAAAACAGCTAACCGTTAAACAACAAAGgctattattatactttcatgttaaatactgaaatctgattggtttagacgcagttggtaattcgttctattaccctcagcgttagcaacacacttggcaacgggtaacagaATTGTTAcctgcgcgtaaattatgcgcgtacggttcgccgtagaattcacttcatttctataatatttgcatttccattgttctttcccactgtaagcccatacggaggagctgcaattatttctctataatcgcaattgctatgtcagtatactatgacgtcataaaggtgtaacgttatatatacttttccatgacgttatagatttaaaccactatacgatacatcatgtgtttttctccaactcgattaaaattgacgtatttacatgtaatattaaaacatgtttttgataacattttaaaggaattactgttataacatatcattgattctgttaacaaatctatgtgaattaaaaagatacattacagtctgaatgtttacttttgatgtaatagctaaatgtcaaagtctaggctaatacagggtatttgcgagtggtaaaatgcaaatataagtaataaacaacgattatttagtgaacatggcgttatgaatagcaactgctctgctggcatattttccatgatgcgctagcgcgcatcatggaatatgccaacagagcaattgctattcataacgccatgttcactaaataacgttgtttatttcttaaatatatatatatatatatatatctatatatatatatatatatatatatatatatatatatatatatatatatatatatatatatatatatatatatatacttagtTGATTTAATATATAGTATTCTCCCAAAAGATTGCGATCACGGGACATATAGGTAGTTGTTGCAAAGTGTGAACCATGATATTGACGTTATAGAGTTTGGTCACTCTGACTGATTGAGACAGCAGTGAACCATGATATTGACGTTATAGAGTTAGGTCTCTCTGACTGATTGAGACAGCAGTGAACCATGATATTGACGTTATAGAGTTTGGTCACTCTGACTGATTGAGACGGCAGTGACGTCAGACTATTGACGTTATAGAGTTTGGTCTCTCTGACTGATTGAGACAGCAGTGAACCATGATATTGACGTTATAGAGTTTGGTCACTTTGACTGATTGAGACAGCAGTGAACCATGATATTGACGTTATAGAGTTTGGTCACTTTGACTGATTGAGACAGCAGTGAACAATGATATTGACGTTATAGAGTTTGGTCTCTCTGACTGATTGAGACAGCAGTGAACCATGATATTGACGTTATAGAGTTTGGTCACTTTGACTGATTGAGACAGCAGTGAAACATGATATTGACGTTATAGAGTTAGGTCTCTCTGACTGATTGAGATAGCAGTGAACCATGATATTGACGTTATAGAGTTTGGTTTCTCTGACTGATTGAGACAGCAGTGAACAATGATATTGACGTTATAGAGTTTGGTCTCTCTGACTGATTGAGACAGCAGTGAACCATGATATTGACGTTATAGAGTTTGGTCACTCTGACTGATTGAGACAGCAGTGAACCATGATATTGACGTTATAGAGTTTGGTCTCTCTGACTGATTGAGACAGCAGTGAACCATGATATTGACGTTATAGAGTTTGGTCTCTCTGACTGATTGAGACAGCAGTGAACCATGATATTGACGTAATAGAGTTTGGTCACTTTGACTGATTGAGACAGCAGTGAACAATGATATTGACGTTATAGAGTTTGGTCTCTCTGACTGATTGAGACAGCAGTGAACCATGATATTGACGTTATAGAGTTTGGTCACTTTGACTGATTGAGACAGCAGTGAACCATGATATTGACGTTATAGAGTTTGGTCACTTTGACTGATTGAGACAGCAGTGAACAATGATATTGACGTTATAGAGTTTGGTCTCTCTGACTGATTGAGACAGCAGTGAACCATGATATTGACGTTATAGAGTTTGGTCACTTTGACTGATTGAGACAGCAGTGAACCATGATATTGACGTTATAGAGTTTGGTCTCTCTGACTGATTGAGACAGCAGTGAAACATGATATTGACGTTATAGAGTTTGGTCACTCTGACTGATTGAGACAGCAGTGAACCATGATATTGACGTTATAGAGTTTGGTCACTTTGACTGATTGAGACGGCAGTGACGTCAGACTATTGACGTTATAGAGTTTGGTCTCTCTGACTGATTTAGACGGCAGTGGCGTCAGACTATTGACGTTATAGAGTTTGGTCTCTCTGACTGATTGAGACGGCAGTGAACCATGATATTAACGTTATAGAGTTTGGTCACTCTGACTGATTGAGACGGCAGTGACGTCAGACTATTGACGTTATAGAGTTTGGTCACTCTGACTGATTGAGACGGCAGTGACGTCAGACTATTGACGCTATAGAGTTTGATCACTCTGACTGATTGAGACGGCAGTGACGTCAGACTATTGACGTTATAGAGTTTGGTCTCTCTGACTGATTGAGACAGCAGTGAACCATGATATTGACGTTATAGAGTTAGGTCTCTCTGACTGATTGAGATAGCAGTGAACCATGATATTGACGTTATAGAGTTTGGTTTCTCTGACTGATTGAGACAGCAGTGAACCATGATATTGATGTTATAGAGTTTGGTCACTCTGACTGATTGAGACGGCAGTGAAACATGATATTGACGTTATAGAGTTAGGTCTCTCTGACTGATTGAGACAGCAGTGAACCATGATATTGACGTTATAGAGTTTGGTCACTTTGACTGATTGAGACAGCAGTGAAACATGATATTGACGTTATAGAGTTAGGTCTCTCTGACTGATTGAGACAGCAGTGAACCATGATATTGACGTTATAGAGTTAGGTCTCTCTGACTGATTGAGACGGCAGTGACGTCAGACTATTGACGTTATAGAGTTTGGTTTCTCTGACTGATTGAGACAGCAGTGAACAATGATATTGACGTTATAGAGTTTGGTCACTTTGACTGATTGAGACAGCAGTGAAACATGATATTGACGTTATAGAGTTTGGTCACTCTGACTGATTGAGACAGCAGTGAAACATGATATTGACGTTATAGAGTTTGGTCACTCTGACTGATTGAGACGGCAGTGACGTCAGACTATTGACGCTATAGAGTTTGATCACTCTGACTGATTGAGACGGCAGTGACGTCAGACTATTGACGTTATAGAGTTTGGTCTCTCTGACTGATTGAGACAGCAGTGAACCATGATATTGACGTTATAGAGTTTGGTTTCTCTGACTGATTGAGACAGCAGTGAACCATGATATTGATGTTATAGAGTTTGGTCACTCTGACTGATTGAGACGGCAGTGAAACATGATATTGACGTTATAGAGTTAGGTCTCTCTGACTGATTGAGACAGCAGTGAACCATGATATTGACGTTATAGAGTTTGGTCACTTTGACTGATTGAGACAGCAGTGAAACATGATATTGACGTTATAGAGTTAGGTCTCTCTGACTGATTGAGACAGCAGTGAACCATGATATTGACGTTATAGAGTTTGGTCACTTTGACTGATTGAGACAGCAGTGAAACATGATATTGACGTTATAGAGTTTGGTCACTCTGACTGATTGAGACGGCAGTGAACCATGATATTGACGTTATAGAGTTTGGTCACTCTGACTGATTGAGACGGCAGTGACGTCAGACTATTGACGTTATAGAGTTAGGTTCCTCTGACTGATTGAGACGGCAGTGACGTCAGACTATTGACGTTATAGAGTTTGGTCACTCTGACTGATTGAGACGGCAGTGACGTCAGACTATTGACGTTATAGAGTTAGTTCCTCTGACTGATTGAGACGGCAGT is drawn from Crassostrea angulata isolate pt1a10 chromosome 5, ASM2561291v2, whole genome shotgun sequence and contains these coding sequences:
- the LOC128184843 gene encoding uncharacterized protein LOC128184843, which translates into the protein MDMSMELPPPPPPIVSEGPGSPDSPLPPPLDGLTIQDSPESTYCTTEDIIHMQQKANKAKQGMNRISEKYDAVDKFGPQGRKDLSGSKERLDISEPTPSGPGRPGLNVCNFAEGVTEEDLLQVDMFYRSHKTEIFVCQCLANLYFGKVKGNQDQWKFAMTGIPVLVLDTGDHHRKRKLQIVLAEKGTGFLLWKDDIDHLSTYKAEHPNFHTMSLSTDHTRLAGLSFDHAASASDFNTTIEKLTSNPDDELMSLSKTKHKRQKSEKKKAGKYKAPKKTEISTPCCFVHVTKLERPAIDLTADHSIISGPMHFENVLEPPNGGQMNSTSDSSSAYSDGFSSH